A part of Denitratisoma oestradiolicum genomic DNA contains:
- a CDS encoding ABC transporter ATP-binding protein, whose translation MSGKGIRIEGLRKRYGEGDTAVDALKGVDMQVAPGEVVGLIGPSGSGKSTLLKCLGAVIDPTAGRMTLGDEVIYDDGWRVRDLRALRRDKIGFVFQAPYLIPFLDVTDNVALLPMLAGVANGESRAKALELLTALDVQHRARAMPSQLSGGEQQRVAIARGLVNRPPVILADEPTAPLDSERAMAVIRILNNMARKFETAIIVVTHDEKIIPTFKRIYHIRDGVTHEEAGEGRGFE comes from the coding sequence GGCAAAGGCATTCGCATCGAAGGTTTGAGAAAACGTTATGGCGAGGGCGATACCGCGGTCGATGCCTTGAAAGGCGTGGACATGCAGGTGGCGCCGGGTGAGGTGGTGGGCCTGATCGGCCCTTCCGGCTCGGGTAAGAGCACTCTGCTCAAATGCCTGGGCGCGGTGATTGATCCGACTGCCGGTCGCATGACGCTGGGCGATGAAGTGATCTATGACGATGGCTGGAGAGTCCGTGATCTGCGTGCCTTGCGGCGCGACAAGATTGGTTTCGTATTCCAGGCGCCATACCTGATTCCGTTTCTCGATGTCACCGACAACGTGGCGCTACTGCCGATGCTCGCAGGCGTCGCCAATGGAGAGTCGCGCGCGAAGGCACTGGAACTGCTCACGGCGCTCGATGTGCAACACCGGGCGCGCGCCATGCCCTCGCAACTCTCCGGTGGCGAGCAGCAACGGGTTGCCATAGCGCGCGGATTGGTCAATCGCCCGCCGGTGATCCTGGCCGATGAACCCACTGCGCCGCTGGATTCCGAGCGTGCCATGGCTGTGATTCGCATCCTCAACAACATGGCCCGGAAGTTCGAGACCGCCATCATCGTCGTCACCCATGACGAAAAGATCATCCCCACCTTCAAGCGCATCTACCACATCCGCGATGGCGTGACCCATGAGGAAGCCGGCGAAGGACGGGGGTTCGAATGA